A region of the Ochotona princeps isolate mOchPri1 chromosome 9, mOchPri1.hap1, whole genome shotgun sequence genome:
ACCCCTTACTCTCCCACCCAGCATTTAGAGCGAGAGCAGGCTCTGGCTAAACAATTTGCAGAAATTCTTCATTTCACGCTGCGGTTTGATGAACTCAAGGTACAGTTTCCAGCTGGACCTGATTGTTGCAAAAAGCATGAGTCTCAGTGAGTTACAGGAGGAAAAGCCTAAAATTGTGTAAAAGTGTGTTCTATTTATGTCAGACCTTAACAGAAGTGAAGAACTGGGTTTAGAAATAAGGTGTATCTTTTGATACCTTATGTGGCAAATAGCAAATTGCCCAAACTGTAGTCTTCATTTTATAAACTCTGAAATATAAGAACACTGAACTTGTTTTgtaatagtttttcttttctgttcattCTAGTTGTTTTCAAATGCTGTTGAagtttctcccttcctctgtcaccttctttctctcccttccttcctttcttgcttgctttttataATTGTGATTATCCTGAGGTTAAAAGTGAGTATAAAGAAGTAAAGGCTGGAGTTCTCTCTCAGGAGACATCTCAGGATCGGTGCCGAGAGCTTGGACAGGCCTTGGCCTTGCTAATGTTGATGGACTTACTAGAAGACGGAAGGGCGGGTGCTTACTTTAGGGCTTCATGCGTGTAACCCAGACAGCTGCTGATCCTCCTCCTAAGGTTGTGAGTGTGCATGTTTCTGTGTGAGGGCACAAGCACAtaaacaaaagcttttttttagtAAATCAGGACAAAtgcatatgcatttattttctttgttcattttgtcaatttttcttagcttttaaaaaattatactgcCTGGattattgaaaaaagaaaatctgcttCCCCTGAATCAGAAGCAGTCTTGGTTTTatgttcagtaagggctgagtgAAGTGTTAAAGCTGTCTTGTGTTCATACCAGTTACAGTTTTCAAACAATAAGGGAATGTTAACATTACTCATCAAAACTGTATTTCAGTTTTTTGCTTGTCACATCAGCATTTGGCGCGTAacattttcttcataaatatCATTTTTAGATGACAAATCCTGCAATACAGAATGATTTCAGCTACTACAGAAGAACATTGAGTCGCATGAGGATTAATAATGTTCCAGTAAGTTACTGCTTTGAATTCTGGGGGTAGTAGGACTCTCAGTCAGtcaattttattcctttatttgttcatttgctcattcactcagATAATGTTAGTAGTAAAGTTAGTAATTATGGACAGCCACAGCTGTGGGAGAAGAGAACAAATAAGGGAGCCACATGGTGGTGTCctatttttcctctcttttaaaTTCCCATGACTATTTCCATGAAGTTGCTTTTATCTAACATTAGTAATTATGAAGCTTTCTTTATGCATTACCACTTGAACTGCACAAGCATTTCCAAGTTTGTTTTTGTGGATTGGGTGGGGTGATtttgtgtggttttgttttggaAATCGGCCTGGATGACAGAGGTGACTGAAGCTTACCAGAGCAGAGGCCAGGTCTTACGTGGAGGCTGAGTCTCGGGCAGAGGCCAGGTCTCAGGGCGGAGGCCCGGTCTCAGGGTGAAGGTCAGATCTTACAGCAGAGGCCGGGTCTCAGGGCAGAGGCTGGATCTCAGGGCGGAGGCCGGGTCTTGGGCTGTCGTCTGGCCTGTGGGCCACGATGGCTGCGCCCTGCCTTCCGcttcccctcccttcttcctgtgcTCTTGACACCTTCTCCAGGGAGTTACAGCTGGAGATAAGACTTCAGGCTTGAAGACACTATTACTTTGTCCTTTTGTTGATTTGAGGACCTACACTGTGTTAATTGGTGTGAAacatagaaaaaattttaaaatcttcccCAGCTTCTAATAGGTGGTTTAATCAAGAAATACTATCACTGGGTGAGGCGTGCTAGGTagtgtgatatttttaaaaatccccaaagagattattttttaaaataaagaaaaattttcttcCCCCAAAAATGGCCGTTACTTGCATAGTCCAGTTTCTGATACGCGGCTCATCTTCTCCTGCACTGTATGAAAGGGACTGGCTGGCGTAGCCGTCCTTACCATCACCGGGGCCGGATGTTCAGCTCATCTTGTCCTGTCAGCGGCAGTGTGCACGCAGAGGACGCGTGTCCCCGAGTGAagcagctctgctctgctctcctaCCTCTGCTTCTCTTTACGCAGGAACTTTAAATTTCACCCAGTAGTTAATTTCCCTTAGAAATGTGACTTAACTGTAATCCTTTCTTCTAACGCTCTAAATGGCCCCCCATACcatatgaaagaaaaaacataattTAAGCGAGCATTAAAGGCATTCTGccctctggctccagctttgtTTCACTGGGTACTGCCTGGTAACATGCTGAGTAGGCAGTTGGCACTCTAACTGTGACTACTGTACTTCACGGAGTCCTTGGATGGCATGCTCCCCCATCCCAGAAGGAATACCCGGCTCACCCGTTACACTCGGAGCAGTCTCACTCGCTGGGGCCTCCTTCGTTTCCTCCCTGCCGTTGCCCTTCAGCGCACTGATGAGTATGCTGTGTAAATATTTGTCTGTTCATACTGCAGGGCAGGGCACAGCGTCGTAGCCAGTCTTCTGAACTCTgtatcattttgttgtttttacttcTAAAGAATGTCTAACTATTCTGTGCATAAGAGTCTAAAATGaagttttttcaagatttttttttagataaactTAACATGCGTTATTAATGCGGTAGACATCCTGCCTCGGTGTTTTTCCATAAATGTCACATATTCAACAATTTGAACTAACAGTAAGTGTTCTTACTGTCCacacaggcagaaggagagaatgaagtAAACAATGAACTGGCAAATCGAATGTCTTTGTTTTATGCAGAGGCAACCCCGATGCTGAAAACCTTAAGTGATGCCACAACAAAATTTGTCTCAGAGGTAAGTCTTCATCTGCAGGCGttctctcccacctgctgctgacTGTTGGTACCTGGTGCGGCTGGCCGTTCCCAGATCCCCACGGGAGCCCTGGTCTTTCCCTGTGGCACACAAGCCGCCGCCTCCGAACTCTTGGTTGTCTTTATCTCCCCTGCCTTTCCCCCAGCTCTTGTTTTCTGAAAGAAAGACGTGTGCAAACAGAAACTTTGAAGTTCTTGCATACTCCCTACATTCATTCAGTCAATAAATATATCACAAACCTTGCTGCCTGTCCTGGTCAGACCGCTGCCCGCTCATCTGACTTAGCACCTTGGGTTCTTAATTCTTGCCTCGTATAGCTCTTTTTCCGTAGAGCTGCCAGGTAATCATACACCATAAACCAGACTCCTTCCCTGCTTCCAGTGTTTCCAGAAACCTCCTAGTACCTTAGGATAGAGCTCAAATGCTACCTGGCACTGAGGCTCTGCCCGGGCAGCCCCTGTGAGCATGGCCGGGGTGGTTCTCAGCCAGCGGCCACAGCAGCACCTCTCAGAGGGAGGGCATCACTGAACTGTGTTCAGATCTGCGTTCTCTAGCTTGGAACACTGCCAAGACCTGGCGTGTTAGGGAAAAAGTTCAGTAGGACTAGATTTTAAAGTTGTTCATATTTTGTGATATGCTAGGGTTAAATTACAAGTGAATTATTGACTGTCACTTTCACTTTTTGTTCTCCATGCACTTACAGAATAAAAACTTACCAATAGAAAACACCACAGATTGTCTAAGCACCATGGCTAGTGTGTGCAGAGTCATGCTGGAAACGCCGTGAGTATTAACTGATCCTTTTCCCTTTGACAATATTGTTGTGATAACTGCTATTTCAAAACATAGCCAAACAGAGCAGGTCTGTAATGGGAAGGTAGGAACAGTGTGTCTGGAAGTATCAGTTATTGATACATGAGCAAAGTAAGTTGTCAGCCTGGTGTGTCTTCTCTTAAGTGTGAAGCAGAGCTGCTCTGGTCACTCTTAGGCCGGTGTCCTGAGTTCTGGAGGCCCGAGTGGGGGAGCAGGAGCTTCAAAGCTCCTCCTTGCACTTCTCACACTTGTTCTGGCTTCGTAGTCACCAGCCTTGCCTTTTTGCCCAAGGACTAGTGTTACTTTTCTGTTCATCCCTTTTTCACCTAGTGTTGATTTTAGGCTTTGATTTTTCCAATATGCATTTGAATTTCcctctgtgtttttctgtttcaagCCTTTGCCTAAAGGAGTGCAACGGTGTGCTGGCTGGATTTTCCTGTCAGCAGGACAAGAGAAACCCTCTGGATTCTTGAATGGTAGCTGGTTTTTACTGAGAACTTTGGTgttcttgtacttttttttcccaaggccTTACTTCATGCATCATCCAGTTGGAAACATGAAGTGGGAGGACAGCTAGCTCCTGTCCTCGTCCTGCTCACGTCTGGGAGAAAGATCGTGGGACTAAAGGAGCTTGGGTGTTGGGGCAACGCCTTCCACCGGCCTGGGTGTCTCCACCCAGTTCTGGACTCTTctgctgtcacactgccttttgtAGACACAGAGCGTGCCCTCCTTGTCCCAAATCAGAGAACAGTATAGTAGAGCCCTAGCAACATTTAAGTTGAGTAATATAGTAATGTGTTTCAGTATAATTAACCCTTGAAGAATAGGCTGAGTAGCTCTGGTAAACTGACTTCTCCATCATTGGTGGTGACAACAGCATTAGCGCCACACCTGTCCTCAGGGTTTTTCTGTGAGGCCCCTTGACAGGTCTCTGCAATTATTGCTTCCAGTCAAGCAGAGGGGGTAATATGCCAAGGTAGGTACAGAGGTTACAGTGTGGGGTGATGCTGCTCTGCCTGCCACCTTCTCATGGCACCACGGTCACATCCATTTTAGAGATGGAAGGACTAAGATACTGTCACGTGAAGGTGGAATTTGCTCTCTAGAGAGTTCTGTGATGTGCCTTATCCAATTTCTGTTCTACCTTCCAGGGAATACAGAAGCAGGTTTACAAATGAAGAGACAGTGTCCTTCTGCTTGAGAGTAATGGTGGGCGTCATCATACTGTATGACCACGTGCATCCAGTGGGAGCATTTGCCAAAACCTCCAAGATTGATGTGAGTTGTTCTGGTAATGTCAAGCAGTGTCTTTGCGCAGAACCTGTAGattagtattttatttaaacAATGGCTTTGTGCTGGACTCTTGACAGAACCCTTATTTGTAGCTAGTAATTAAGTAGGGGCCTTTGGCCTACACTGCTGTCTTGTCAGATGTCTTGTAGTGTGTTGACAGGTGGCATGGAGTGACAGAAGGGTGACTGTGCTGTCTTCAGGGTACCTCAGGGCAAGGGGTGGAGGAGCCTTCTGCCGTTTGCAGTACATTTAAGTCATTAGTTGTGAAAAATCATCTGATGAAGtctttgagttcctgcctccaaagGCCATTTCTAATAATAGATTTGTTTGAAAATGTCTGTCTCAGTACAGGTGCTCCAGTGAAGAAACCACACTTTTTGAAAATGACTTTCAGTATTATCTTTCCTCTACGCAGtcatcatcccattgtcttgTAGTAAAGCAGTTTGAAGGTCTAGAGCAGTTTGAAGGTCTCCTCCGTCAGATTCTCACGTCTGGTTTATCCATGCTCCAGCAGCGTCTGACGAGGACTCGCTCTTAGTTCCCTTTTGTAGCTGGCTCAGGCCGGTAGCGATTTAGATCTCAGTTGCTGGTGTTGATCTTCTGGCTGACCTGCACATCAAAGGGAAAGGAGTGTTCCCTGCGTGGTTACCGTACCCTGCATCTGTTCCCCAAGTGACGCTGAAAACTGCTCTGTTGGCTGTGGGTGTCACTGGCCCTTTCTAAAGCTGAGTGGAAGTGTGGGTGTGCGGAGGGCTGACTGCTGCGGCCTGTGTTCTTCTGGTGCCCTGTGCTTGCTCCTGTTACCGGAGGGCCCTGCCCCtcacgccctccctctctccctgctcccttcATTTGAAAGAGGTACAGGTGGGGGTGGGTGCTggggatcttgcatccactggttcattcctgagatgcctgggcctgggccaggcagaagccaaaagtTTGATCCGGGTCTCAGGTGGCAAGGgctgaagcacttgagccattttctgccattttcccaggcacattagcagggagttggatcagaagtggaacagccagggctgaaacgGCACCCATTATGGGTGCTCACACCAGCCCCTGTACCCTGTaatagatccctgcttgtgatccctgcttcctgccctgccAGTTCCAGATGAGTTATTCTGACATGTAGAGCACCCCCGTAATGCTGTTCCAGCCCCATCAGACCCTCATctttctcctgcttcctgctgtctgTTTTTGCCATCAGCTTCTGCCTGGAATCCTGCTGTGTGCCTTGCTACCTGAAACCACTCTGCCCTTGAAATAGCTACTTACCCCCTTCTAGAGCACTCTCCTAGCAAGGCTTTTGTTCCCTATCTGTGTGGATGGTACTTCAGTTTGAtctgtttctgaaaaaaattttgtttcattgtcaaactgaaaataatacattttttttctgttcttctagGAAAAATTAATTTGACGTGTCTAGAATGCACTCTTAACGGCATAGTTGGAGTTCTGCTGAAGTTTATTTTACTTCAGTAAAAATGAATGTTGTTTAAAAGCAGATGACtgactttttctgttttcttcacctCAGATGAAAGGTTGTATCAAAGTTCTTAAGGACCAGCCTCCCAACAGTGTAGAAGGTCTTCTAAATGCTCTCAGGTGTGTATCTGTCACCAAAAACTCCTCGGCCTATGGGCATGTAAAGGAAATAGTTCAGCATGGAAGTAGCACACaggaaatgaagagaaatatTGAAACTAGAAAGTCTCATTTTGCTGGCTGGTTCATTTATCCAGTAGTAGTTGCCAGAGAGTTTTTGATGAGAAAGTTGAGAATTTTATGAGACAGCAGTTTAATTTTTCATTCGAAGATTTTGGCTTTCACTTTTTGTCCCTCTTGAAGCAAAGAttgcttattattttttgtaatagAAGTAATAAATGTTAACTTAAATTTCAGGAAACATAGAATGTTGTAAAGAAAAATTCATGGagtccagtgctgtagcctaatggctaaatcctcaccttgcatgcactaggatctcatatgggcataggttcatgtcccagatgctccacttcccatccagctttctgcttgtggcctgggaaagcagttgaagatggcccaaggccttgggaccctgtacccacttgggatgcGCGGAAGAAATTCCgtgttcctggcatcagattgactaaaataaaaaaataaatctttaaaaaaattcgtATAATCTCACTGTTGAGCCATCTCCTGTGTAGATGCACAGATGCCCTGTGCAGCAGGTGCATTTGTGCAGTCTCTCCGCACATGTGTTGTAGAAGCAGCTTTTCCCCTTAGTCTGGTTTCATTGCATGTCTGTCCACAGAGACAGGTGTgttatttttttgcatttcttagaatgaaaataaatagttgTTAGCTAACATCTTTTCTTGCTTCGTCTTACTTGCTACAGTTATGGAAGATTTCGAGAATGctagaattattttcttttaaggcgcagttacagagaaagggagagatacagcttacatccacaggttcactcccctgatggctacAACGGCTAGAGtttggctgatccaaagccagaagcttcttccaggtctcacagaaTGTTGTaaagaggcaggaggcaggagtctaagcatttgggccattctccaatgCTTTCTTAGGTGTGTCATCAAGGAGCTGGCTAGGAAGCATCCAGGGCTCCGCAACccgtcaaaaatataaaaaaaagaaatacacttgGCTTACAGCCCATGCTAAAATAGAGATGAGTTGGATTTGGCCATAGTTTGCCAATGTCTGGAACAGGATACTTCCTCTGAATGAGAAGTTACAGCTAATTATTGACACGAGAGTTTCCCATTTCAAGCTGTAACTAAGTGAGTAGCTGTTAACTGTACTGGCAGCTGGTCCAGAGGCTGAGCTGCAGGAAACAGCTGGGTTAAAGCTGTACAGAAAAAGTGTGATTGCGTGAGGGATTTGCCTGGCCAGTTGCTCATCTTATTATAATCATAAAACCTGATGTGGGCTTTTAAAAATTCCCTAATGCTGATATTTTTCTTCTTAGGTACACAACAAAACATTTGAATGATGAGACTACCTCCAAGCAAATTAAATCCATGCTGCACTAACAGCTGTGGCCCGAGCACCTGCTGTGGCCGGGAGGCAGCGCTCTGCAGTGACTGAGATGCACAGCTTTTTAGTGATTGCAGTTACGATCTCATTTACTCTCGCTTTTATTTCCTCTGTTCCTCCTCCCTCTTTTTTAATCATGTTCTTGTTCTGAAGACTTCTTTTCTGTGCCAAAATCAGTAATGTTACACTCTGAAAGGATATTGTCCTTTCAGACAGGCCATCTGAGGCAGCTAATTATGCATTGCATTGGGGGGTCTCTACTGAGAAAAAATTCTGTGACTtgaactaaatatttttaaatgtggattttttttgaaaactaataTTTAATATTGCTTCTCCTGCATGGCAAAACTGcctattctgctatttaaaagcCCTCAACAACTTTATTTTCTACTGCCGCTTTTTCATGTGCagccaaaatgaaaatgtttaaattaattgTGTTGTACAAATGGTACCcaacacaaactttttttaaattagtaagaCTTTTGTTGAAAGTGTTAAGTTTGCATTTTGACTTTTTTTGTAAGGATGTATGTTGTGTGTTTAACCTTTATTAACTAACGTTAAAAACTGTGATGTGTGCGTAGATTATTACGTATGCATGTTCATGTTTAAGGAATGGCTGTTGATGATAAATAAAAATCagctttcatttttctaagtGTGGTTGGTTTACtgatgtttgttttttccccatttatatttttatggaaTTTGTATACATATTGCCTAAGTTTTTCTTCTCTTGGGGAGAGCTGGGTCTTATTGATAGTATTTTTCATCATTGTCGTCTATGTATATAGTTttaattgatttaaaatttttgttaaatgTGGTGTAAGATCAGTGATCTTGTCACTAACGTGACTTTTTTCTCTTGATTTATATGGATGTAATAATGGAAGGAAAGCCACACTGTGACTTGATTTGCAGCTCCCGGGGTGACAGCATAGCAGCGTGAGGCAGGTTGAGCAGCGCTTGACACATGGGGAGGTGAGTGAGTAGAAGAGAAACTCTCTGGGGAAAAATCAAGAACGGGATCTCACTGGTGATAGGAAATTTGCATGGTTTTCAGTTTAAGATCATGAAACCCAAATCTCACAGTTAGGAAGTAACAGCTGCTCAGTGTTGGCTGCCGGTGGCCACACCAGTGGTCCCATGGCAAGAGCAACTGAGTGTGGTCCAGTTAGATGGCCAGCCACACCAGAGAATCACCAAAGCTGCCATCACATCCTCCTGGGAGTGGAGCGCCGGCCTGAGGCTACACAGCCCTTCCGGATGGAATCCTGCTGACCGCTCAGCCTCCTCCACCCTCCCACCCTACACCCTTGTCTGCACCTGGGCTGAGCTGCTTACCGTATGATTCCTACACTGTCGCTTCTGAAACTCCTGTCTGGCAGGTCAGTGAACCTGATGCCACCCTTGTGTGCGTCTGATAAACGCATCTTGAAAGATcagcttctgtttcctggaaccTTCCTGACAACACTGACAGTATCCTCCCAGGCTTCTTCTGAGAGTCCTGTAATGAGCTGAATAGTGAACCCTGGAAAAGGTGTGTCCACCAAGAATCTGTGAGGGTGGCTAAAGGGTAATTGCCGGTGAAATTGAGATGAGCTTATGCTGGCTCAGGGTGGGCCCCAAACGTACAGACGAGTCCttagaaaggaagggaagaccaGATGCAGGGTGGCAGGCCCTGGGAAGGTGGACACAGGTGGGAGTGGCAGGGTCTCAGCCGGGCAGCCACACCAGCAGCCCTGGAAGCGCTGAGTGAGGTTCAGGATGCTTCTCCCCAAGTCCCAGAAGGAAGCAGCTCCGCCACCATCTCAGTTCCAGCTTGTGCCCTGCAGGATTGTGGGAGTGAATCTCTGGTTCCCACTGCCCACTTGATGGTCATTTGTTTTAACGGCAGCCCTGAGTCTAATGGTGGGAGCTCATAAAACACCTCACCTGTGGATGTTTTCGCTGATTGTGTGAAGTGTGGGACGTGGAGAGGGCAGCGTGAGCACCTGAGAGGAGGAACCGCACCTGGCTGCCTGGGCTGGACTTGGTGCCAGAGGAGTACTTGGACGGAGGAATGCACACAGAAGAGTGACTGCACCAGGGCGTCCCGGAGCTGTGCAGAATGCAGCGGACATGGTCTCTGCGTGCGCAGCAGTGGTTGGAGACTGGGCTCCAGCCGGGAGTTGACACTGCTCTGAGGCCTAACTGCGCTCCGTCTGTTTTTGTACAGCTCATGAGCTAAGAATGGTTGCTTAAAaaggttggggaaaaaaaatcaaaatataaagaatggttttttaaaaggttgaaaacaaaattattttgtggCATGAGAAAAGTATATGAAATTCTAATTCATGTTCATGaataaaagttttattggaac
Encoded here:
- the CYRIB gene encoding CYFIP-related Rac1 interactor B isoform X1 — its product is MCLLNYLKYKSVHEGRSELSNLGIILKDAQPTESEKEIYNQVNVVLKDAEGILEDLQSYRGAGHEIREAIQHPADEKLQEKAWGAVVPLVGKLKKFYEFSQRLEAALRGLLGALTSTPYSPTQHLEREQALAKQFAEILHFTLRFDELKMTNPAIQNDFSYYRRTLSRMRINNVPAEGENEVNNELANRMSLFYAEATPMLKTLSDATTKFVSENKNLPIENTTDCLSTMASVCRVMLETPEYRSRFTNEETVSFCLRVMVGVIILYDHVHPVGAFAKTSKIDMKGCIKVLKDQPPNSVEGLLNALRYTTKHLNDETTSKQIKSMLH
- the CYRIB gene encoding CYFIP-related Rac1 interactor B isoform X3 — protein: MTNPAIQNDFSYYRRTLSRMRINNVPAEGENEVNNELANRMSLFYAEATPMLKTLSDATTKFVSENKNLPIENTTDCLSTMASVCRVMLETPEYRSRFTNEETVSFCLRVMVGVIILYDHVHPVGAFAKTSKIDMKGCIKVLKDQPPNSVEGLLNALRYTTKHLNDETTSKQIKSMLH
- the CYRIB gene encoding CYFIP-related Rac1 interactor B isoform X2 yields the protein MGNLLKVLTCTDLEQGPNFFLDFENAQPTESEKEIYNQVNVVLKDAEGILEDLQSYRGAGHEIREAIQHPADEKLQEKAWGAVVPLVGKLKKFYEFSQRLEAALRGLLGALTSTPYSPTQHLEREQALAKQFAEILHFTLRFDELKMTNPAIQNDFSYYRRTLSRMRINNVPAEGENEVNNELANRMSLFYAEATPMLKTLSDATTKFVSENKNLPIENTTDCLSTMASVCRVMLETPEYRSRFTNEETVSFCLRVMVGVIILYDHVHPVGAFAKTSKIDMKGCIKVLKDQPPNSVEGLLNALRYTTKHLNDETTSKQIKSMLH